The proteins below are encoded in one region of Arenibacter algicola:
- a CDS encoding pyridoxal phosphate-dependent aminotransferase family protein, which yields MTIYTDGFPGREVELDQKKFLYFGGTSYLGLQTDEAFQEIFISNIRKYGTNYGASRKSNVRLSVYEKAEQFLCQLVGCESSATLSSGYLAGQLVRQTMDTKEHRLFYAPNTHSALYSPTPSTKLKPYITFTALNIAVRSHLETNQETTPVVFLDAIDFSGANYPDFEGLRTLPLEKIILVVDDSHGIGIVGKNGGGVYSRLKALNPKELIVCCSLGKGFGIQAGSIFGTEKRIEQFMDTPFFGGASPAAPAAVACLMDGKALFLEKREALIHNITLFMSNVKTLDRFKFMEGHPAFSFTDEKLVSYLERQNVLVTSFRYPDEDSHLMSRIVISAHHKKEDILLLCNLINSYL from the coding sequence ATGACTATTTATACCGATGGGTTCCCAGGTAGGGAAGTGGAGTTGGACCAAAAGAAATTTTTGTATTTTGGAGGTACTTCCTATTTGGGGTTGCAGACCGACGAAGCTTTTCAAGAAATCTTTATTTCCAATATCAGGAAATACGGCACCAATTATGGTGCATCCAGAAAATCCAATGTACGCCTTTCCGTTTATGAAAAAGCAGAACAATTCTTATGCCAATTGGTGGGGTGTGAGTCCAGTGCCACTTTATCTTCCGGATATTTGGCAGGACAATTGGTGAGACAAACCATGGATACCAAGGAGCATAGACTGTTCTATGCCCCCAATACCCATTCTGCCCTCTATTCCCCAACTCCATCAACAAAGCTGAAACCATACATCACTTTCACGGCCCTGAACATAGCCGTTAGATCCCATTTGGAAACTAATCAGGAAACTACTCCAGTGGTATTTTTGGATGCCATTGATTTTTCTGGGGCCAATTATCCCGATTTTGAGGGATTAAGAACACTGCCTTTGGAAAAGATAATTCTGGTGGTAGACGATTCCCATGGAATTGGAATTGTAGGTAAAAATGGCGGTGGTGTTTATAGTAGGCTGAAGGCATTAAACCCTAAGGAACTTATTGTTTGTTGTTCCTTGGGAAAAGGGTTCGGGATTCAGGCAGGGTCTATTTTTGGAACTGAAAAAAGAATTGAGCAGTTCATGGACACTCCCTTTTTTGGAGGGGCAAGTCCGGCAGCACCCGCAGCAGTGGCGTGTCTTATGGACGGAAAGGCACTCTTTCTTGAAAAAAGAGAAGCCTTGATCCATAATATAACCTTATTTATGTCCAATGTTAAAACTTTGGATAGATTTAAATTCATGGAGGGTCACCCTGCCTTCAGCTTTACAGATGAAAAGCTTGTCAGCTACCTGGAACGGCAAAATGTTTTGGTGACCAGTTTTCGTTATCCAGATGAGGATTCTCACCTTATGAGCAGAATTGTAATAAGTGCCCATCATAAAAAGGAGGATATCCTTTTATTATGTAATCTTATCAATTCATATTTATAA
- a CDS encoding TIGR00266 family protein translates to MNAHEIDYVIYGEEMQYVEIELDPQEAVVAEAGSFMMMDSDIKMDTIFGDGSNQDTGVLGKLFSAGKRLLTGESLFMTAFLNIGHGKKQVSFASPYPGKIIPIDLSEFQGKFICQKDAFLCAAKGVSVGIEFSKRLGRGLFGGEGFIMQKLEGDGMAFVHAGGTTAKKVLGPGETLKVDTGCIIGFTKDVDYDIEFIGGIKNTIFGGEGLFYATLRGPGTVYIQSLPFSRLAGRVLASIPRGGKDKGEGSILGGLGDLLDGDNRF, encoded by the coding sequence ATGAACGCACACGAAATAGACTATGTAATTTACGGAGAAGAAATGCAATATGTGGAAATAGAATTGGATCCACAGGAGGCCGTGGTGGCCGAAGCAGGTAGTTTTATGATGATGGATTCCGACATTAAAATGGATACCATTTTTGGTGATGGCTCCAATCAGGATACAGGGGTTCTGGGAAAACTATTCTCGGCCGGAAAGCGTTTGCTTACAGGCGAAAGTCTATTTATGACGGCATTTTTAAATATAGGTCATGGTAAAAAGCAGGTAAGCTTTGCCTCTCCTTATCCTGGAAAAATTATTCCGATAGACCTTAGTGAATTTCAAGGCAAGTTTATTTGTCAGAAAGATGCTTTTTTGTGTGCGGCAAAAGGGGTTTCCGTAGGTATTGAATTTTCAAAGAGGTTGGGGCGAGGACTATTTGGAGGTGAAGGTTTTATCATGCAAAAATTGGAGGGCGATGGAATGGCCTTTGTACATGCAGGAGGAACTACGGCAAAAAAGGTACTCGGTCCAGGTGAAACCTTAAAAGTGGATACTGGCTGTATTATTGGCTTTACCAAGGACGTGGATTATGATATAGAATTTATAGGGGGAATCAAAAACACCATCTTTGGGGGCGAGGGACTTTTTTATGCCACCCTACGTGGCCCTGGCACAGTATATATACAATCACTGCCCTTTAGCAGATTGGCAGGTAGGGTCTTGGCATCCATTCCAAGAGGAGGAAAAGACAAAGGGGAAGGCAGTATTTTGGGTGGCCTTGGTGACCTTTTGGACGGGGATAATCGATTTTAA
- a CDS encoding dipeptide epimerase, which yields MKIKIKKYVLPLKHTFSISRESHDFQDSMIVALELDGKTGYGEATSNPYYKITFETMQAEIEKVKEEIEGFQFREPEAFHAYLVSKNLSNFAICALDLAANDLYGKILGKPLYEIWNTDNSSYPITNYTIGLDTIEKMVDKMKEMPWPIYKIKLGTDKDVEIVRELRKHTDAIFRVDANCAWTAEETIANAPLLKDLGVEFLEQPLKADDWTGMEAVMHQSVLPVIADESCIVESDVEKCALHFNGINIKLTKCGGLTPARRMIKRAKELNLQVMVGCMTESTVGISAIAQLIPQLDYVDMDGAMLLKEDIADGVIIQDNGKVIFPTSGGSGISLR from the coding sequence ATGAAAATAAAGATCAAAAAATATGTACTTCCGTTAAAACACACATTCAGTATTTCCAGGGAATCCCATGATTTTCAAGATTCAATGATCGTTGCCCTGGAACTGGACGGTAAAACGGGCTATGGGGAGGCTACCTCCAATCCCTACTATAAAATAACCTTCGAAACCATGCAGGCGGAGATTGAAAAGGTGAAGGAGGAAATAGAAGGTTTCCAATTTAGGGAACCGGAAGCATTCCATGCGTACTTGGTATCCAAAAACTTGAGCAATTTTGCTATCTGCGCATTGGATCTTGCAGCCAACGACCTATATGGAAAAATACTGGGCAAACCATTATATGAAATATGGAATACGGATAACAGTAGCTATCCCATAACCAATTACACTATTGGACTGGATACCATTGAAAAAATGGTGGACAAAATGAAAGAAATGCCCTGGCCCATATATAAAATTAAACTAGGTACCGATAAAGATGTGGAGATAGTAAGGGAGCTGCGCAAACACACCGATGCCATTTTTAGGGTAGATGCCAATTGTGCATGGACGGCAGAGGAAACCATTGCCAATGCCCCTTTATTGAAGGATTTGGGCGTCGAGTTTCTGGAACAACCGCTTAAAGCGGATGATTGGACAGGTATGGAAGCAGTGATGCACCAAAGCGTTCTGCCAGTAATAGCCGATGAAAGCTGTATAGTGGAAAGTGATGTGGAGAAATGCGCGCTTCATTTTAACGGAATCAATATAAAATTGACAAAATGTGGCGGCCTTACCCCAGCTAGAAGAATGATCAAAAGGGCCAAGGAATTAAATCTACAAGTAATGGTGGGATGTATGACCGAATCCACTGTTGGTATATCGGCCATTGCCCAACTAATTCCGCAATTGGATTATGTGGATATGGACGGCGCCATGTTGTTAAAAGAAGATATTGCCGATGGGGTGATCATTCAGGATAACGGCAAGGTAATCTTTCCTACCTCTGGTGGGAGTGGAATAAGTTTACGTTGA
- a CDS encoding DUF4870 domain-containing protein: MTETISKHEKNLAAIIHASTFSKYFIPFGNFLLPLILWTANKKEHDFVDQNGKQALNFQISLLLYSIIIGIFTIPFFIGILPEIFQLGNFNFANLNEFNGLNFDFDFHPFQLGKLLWPLGIAGAAQLGLFLVNIVYTILATIRTSEGIEFKYPISIPFIK, encoded by the coding sequence ATGACCGAAACAATTAGCAAACACGAAAAAAATTTGGCAGCAATAATACACGCCTCCACCTTTTCCAAATATTTTATCCCTTTTGGGAATTTCCTACTACCCTTGATACTTTGGACAGCGAATAAAAAGGAGCATGACTTCGTGGACCAAAATGGCAAACAGGCTTTGAACTTTCAAATAAGTCTACTATTATATTCCATCATCATAGGTATTTTCACTATTCCCTTTTTTATAGGGATTTTACCGGAAATATTTCAATTGGGTAATTTCAACTTTGCCAATCTTAACGAATTCAACGGTCTTAATTTCGATTTTGACTTTCATCCGTTCCAATTGGGAAAATTGCTTTGGCCATTGGGAATAGCTGGAGCAGCACAGTTGGGACTGTTCTTGGTAAATATAGTTTATACCATCCTGGCTACCATTCGTACCAGTGAAGGCATAGAATTTAAATATCCGATAAGCATACCATTTATTAAATAA
- the nudK gene encoding GDP-mannose pyrophosphatase NudK, translated as MNNKKVRNINRQLLSNNWYKLEKLSFEYQRDDGSWETQSREAYDRGNGAAILLYNKKNRTVILTRQFRMPTYINGNDSGMMIEVCAGLLDGDHPEDCIKKETEEETGYKLEKVEKVFESYMSPGSVTEILYFFIGSYEEKMKIGEGGGAEEETENIEVLELDFEKALEMIRTGEIKDAKTIMLLQYAKINGLFSNN; from the coding sequence ATGAACAACAAAAAAGTAAGAAACATAAACAGGCAGTTATTGTCCAATAACTGGTATAAACTTGAAAAGTTAAGCTTTGAATATCAGCGTGATGATGGCAGTTGGGAAACCCAATCCCGAGAGGCCTATGATCGGGGAAATGGTGCGGCCATTTTACTGTACAACAAAAAGAATAGAACGGTTATACTTACCCGACAGTTTCGGATGCCCACCTATATAAATGGCAATGACTCCGGGATGATGATAGAGGTTTGCGCCGGATTATTGGATGGTGACCATCCCGAAGACTGTATTAAAAAGGAAACCGAGGAAGAGACCGGTTATAAATTGGAGAAGGTAGAGAAAGTATTTGAATCCTATATGTCGCCTGGTTCCGTAACCGAGATCCTTTATTTCTTCATTGGGTCATATGAAGAAAAAATGAAGATAGGCGAGGGGGGTGGTGCCGAGGAGGAGACAGAAAATATTGAAGTCTTGGAGTTGGACTTTGAAAAAGCTTTGGAAATGATACGTACCGGTGAAATAAAAGATGCCAAGACCATTATGTTACTGCAATACGCCAAAATTAATGGGTTATTTTCCAACAACTAA
- a CDS encoding PspC domain-containing protein codes for MNKTININLANLFFHIDEVAYTKLQRYLEAIKRSFANTNGSEEIIADIEARIAELFHEKMENERQVITEKEVDEVIGIMGQPEDYMVDEDIFEDQPQSTKKPGRVRKLYRDIDNKYIGGVSAGLGHYFGLDALWVRLLWILLTIFSWGGFVFIYILLWILIPEAVTTAQKLDMRGEAVNISNIEKKVKEGFDDVAEKVKNVDYEKMGNRVKNGSRGFFNAIADIIMFFFKIIGKFIGIILIVIGAAGIVALLIGLFTVGILDIIHLPGVDFYNLVNSTSTPVWVVSILAFFAIGIPFFFLMYLGLKILVNNLKSIGNIVKFTLLGLWLISIILLTVFGIHQAAAHAYSGNVATENELVFAQASEPIKINLRSTDRDKQENNMRINGIVLDYTENGEEILISRDFRMYIKMSHDSIARIEVRKNANGNSFKNATETADKINYSYMVQGNTILLDDYLSTGRENKFRDQDVRVYIYLPMGTKVEFGKSPENCWTIRANNDQNMNGCEITKYTWMMYKDGELKCENCPEIEVEDEDKNGKIIINEDGVDIDIKGNGDNFKLKIDDKGVQFKTNETKSTDLKKDTVQ; via the coding sequence ATGAACAAGACAATAAATATAAATCTGGCCAATTTATTCTTTCACATAGATGAAGTAGCCTACACTAAATTACAACGGTATTTAGAGGCCATAAAGCGTTCCTTTGCCAATACCAATGGTAGCGAAGAGATCATAGCGGATATCGAGGCCAGAATTGCCGAATTGTTCCATGAAAAAATGGAGAATGAAAGACAGGTAATTACCGAGAAGGAAGTGGACGAGGTCATTGGAATAATGGGACAACCCGAAGATTACATGGTTGACGAGGACATTTTTGAAGACCAACCCCAGTCAACAAAAAAACCGGGCAGGGTAAGAAAATTATACAGGGACATAGACAATAAGTATATAGGGGGTGTTTCTGCCGGTCTGGGACACTATTTTGGATTAGATGCCCTATGGGTTAGACTATTGTGGATTCTACTGACCATATTTAGTTGGGGAGGATTTGTATTTATCTATATTCTCCTGTGGATTCTGATTCCGGAGGCCGTGACTACGGCCCAGAAGTTGGATATGCGCGGTGAAGCCGTAAACATCAGCAATATTGAAAAAAAAGTAAAGGAAGGTTTTGACGATGTAGCGGAAAAGGTTAAAAACGTGGACTATGAAAAAATGGGAAACAGGGTGAAAAATGGTAGCCGTGGTTTCTTCAATGCCATAGCGGATATTATTATGTTCTTTTTTAAGATCATTGGTAAATTTATCGGAATAATTTTAATTGTTATTGGAGCTGCAGGAATAGTTGCGCTATTGATAGGCCTTTTTACCGTAGGTATATTAGACATAATACATCTGCCCGGAGTGGACTTTTATAATCTTGTCAACTCTACCAGTACTCCGGTATGGGTGGTTTCAATACTCGCATTTTTCGCTATTGGAATTCCCTTTTTCTTCCTAATGTACCTAGGCCTTAAGATTTTGGTGAACAATTTAAAGTCTATAGGCAATATTGTAAAATTTACCCTGTTGGGGTTGTGGCTGATCTCTATAATCTTATTGACCGTTTTTGGTATACACCAGGCCGCCGCCCATGCTTACTCGGGTAATGTAGCTACTGAAAATGAACTGGTTTTCGCCCAGGCTTCGGAACCGATTAAAATAAACTTAAGGTCAACGGACAGGGACAAACAGGAAAATAACATGCGAATTAATGGGATAGTATTGGACTATACCGAAAATGGGGAGGAAATTCTTATTTCACGCGATTTCCGTATGTACATAAAAATGTCGCACGATTCAATTGCGCGCATTGAAGTGAGGAAAAATGCCAATGGGAATTCCTTTAAAAATGCAACAGAGACAGCTGATAAGATTAACTACAGTTATATGGTCCAAGGCAATACAATTCTCTTAGATGATTATTTATCTACTGGTAGAGAGAATAAGTTTAGAGATCAAGACGTAAGGGTTTATATATACCTCCCAATGGGAACCAAAGTCGAATTCGGAAAATCCCCTGAAAACTGTTGGACAATCAGGGCCAATAATGACCAGAATATGAACGGTTGTGAAATAACGAAGTATACTTGGATGATGTACAAGGATGGCGAATTGAAATGTGAAAACTGTCCTGAAATTGAAGTAGAGGACGAGGACAAAAATGGCAAAATTATAATTAACGAAGATGGGGTGGATATTGATATAAAAGGTAACGGGGACAATTTTAAACTAAAAATAGACGACAAGGGCGTACAGTTTAAAACCAACGAAACCAAAAGTACCGATTTAAAAAAGGATACTGTTCAGTAG
- a CDS encoding DUF2461 domain-containing protein, giving the protein MNFQSLFQFLTELNQHNSKEWMDNNRKWYKEVRKDYIGWLDELDLAIAALDNEYFDTPGKKGINRINNNLMFHPNKPIYKDHFGAGLDKAPNTADFYIEVGLGQSMLAGGFWRPDPKTLRSIREAIDYDGEELKKILNKKSFKDTFGDLVVDETLKNAPKGFSKDHPHVELLRHKTFAVMHPLTQKEILQDDFKQKIISVYMEMLPFRRYLNKAVTV; this is encoded by the coding sequence ATGAATTTTCAATCCTTATTTCAATTTCTTACAGAACTCAACCAACATAACTCCAAGGAGTGGATGGATAATAACCGAAAATGGTACAAGGAGGTAAGAAAAGATTATATAGGATGGTTGGATGAACTGGATCTGGCCATTGCGGCTTTGGATAATGAATATTTTGATACTCCAGGTAAAAAGGGAATAAACCGTATTAACAATAATTTGATGTTCCATCCCAACAAACCCATCTATAAGGACCATTTTGGAGCAGGGTTGGACAAGGCGCCCAATACCGCAGACTTTTACATTGAGGTAGGTCTTGGTCAGTCCATGTTGGCCGGCGGCTTTTGGAGGCCGGATCCAAAAACCTTACGCAGCATACGCGAGGCTATTGATTACGACGGAGAGGAGTTAAAAAAAATACTTAATAAAAAATCCTTTAAGGACACTTTTGGGGATTTGGTTGTGGATGAAACACTAAAGAATGCTCCCAAGGGATTTTCCAAGGACCATCCGCATGTGGAACTGTTACGGCATAAAACGTTTGCTGTTATGCATCCCCTTACACAAAAAGAAATATTACAAGATGATTTTAAGCAGAAGATAATCTCGGTTTATATGGAAATGCTCCCCTTTAGACGGTATTTGAACAAGGCCGTTACTGTTTGA
- a CDS encoding cation transporter, which yields MKKTVFEITKMDCPSEENLIRMKLDGIPGVEHLDFDIPNRKLAVFHDGQADQIETLILELNLGGQKLKTEETAQTQFAENSNQKKLLWTVLSINFLFFIIEMTTGLISKSMGLVADSLDMLADSFVYGISLFAVGGTLIRKRRIAKLAGYFQILLAVMGFGEVLRRFFGAEQLPNFTTMIMVSVFALIANGICLYLLQKSKSKEEAHMKASMIFTSNDVIINLGVIVAGFLVNVLNSNKPDLIIGTIVFILVIQGARRILKL from the coding sequence ATGAAAAAAACAGTATTTGAAATAACTAAAATGGATTGTCCTTCGGAAGAAAACCTTATCCGAATGAAATTAGATGGAATTCCCGGTGTAGAACATCTCGACTTTGACATTCCGAATCGAAAATTGGCCGTTTTTCATGATGGACAAGCTGACCAAATTGAGACATTAATACTCGAACTAAATTTAGGTGGGCAAAAATTAAAGACCGAAGAAACTGCCCAAACACAGTTTGCAGAAAATTCAAATCAAAAAAAGTTACTGTGGACAGTTCTTTCCATTAATTTTCTTTTTTTTATTATCGAAATGACAACAGGATTAATTTCCAAATCCATGGGACTTGTTGCTGATAGTTTGGATATGCTTGCAGACTCATTTGTTTATGGAATTAGTCTTTTTGCTGTGGGCGGTACTTTAATACGAAAAAGACGAATTGCCAAACTTGCCGGTTATTTTCAAATTTTACTTGCGGTTATGGGATTTGGCGAAGTTTTGAGACGTTTTTTCGGAGCAGAACAACTTCCTAATTTCACGACAATGATAATGGTTTCGGTTTTTGCTTTAATTGCAAACGGAATTTGTCTTTACTTACTTCAAAAATCTAAAAGTAAAGAAGAAGCACATATGAAAGCAAGTATGATTTTTACTTCAAATGATGTAATTATCAATTTAGGCGTTATTGTAGCCGGCTTTTTGGTTAATGTGCTAAACTCCAACAAACCCGACTTGATTATCGGAACTATTGTTTTTATTTTGGTAATACAAGGCGCAAGACGAATATTAAAACTCTGA
- a CDS encoding head GIN domain-containing protein, whose product MTTLARITITLILAILFSSCGFDINIGPGKKGNGIVEEEKRRVTSDFTAISVSEGLDAYVTQGNEFEIIVEADENIIGLIGTDIKNGTLRIHAIENIGRATKSIYVTLPVITALETSSGAALSTKNTIEAENIELSSSSGSNLQIEELKAYNVIAESSSGAHIRVAGETETFNGSASSGSGIKAENLSSSNCSASASSGAGITVNASESLIAKASSGGEIRYTGNAKVEHQKSSSGSVSAL is encoded by the coding sequence ATGACAACACTAGCAAGAATTACCATCACACTAATCTTGGCAATCCTATTTTCTTCATGCGGTTTTGATATCAACATCGGACCTGGCAAAAAAGGAAATGGAATCGTTGAAGAAGAGAAGCGTAGGGTGACTTCCGATTTCACTGCTATTTCAGTATCCGAAGGTCTAGACGCTTATGTCACCCAGGGCAATGAATTTGAAATCATTGTAGAGGCCGACGAAAATATTATAGGCTTAATCGGGACCGATATTAAAAATGGAACCTTGAGGATTCATGCCATTGAAAATATCGGCAGGGCTACCAAAAGTATATATGTTACCCTACCTGTCATTACAGCATTGGAAACTTCCAGTGGTGCAGCACTTAGTACCAAAAACACCATAGAGGCAGAAAACATTGAATTGAGTTCCAGTAGTGGCTCCAATCTTCAAATTGAGGAACTAAAGGCGTACAATGTAATAGCGGAATCCAGTAGTGGCGCCCATATTAGAGTAGCCGGAGAAACAGAAACATTTAATGGCAGTGCCAGTAGTGGCTCAGGAATAAAAGCTGAAAATTTAAGCTCTTCCAATTGTAGTGCCAGTGCCAGTAGCGGGGCCGGAATTACCGTAAATGCCTCCGAATCCTTAATTGCAAAAGCCAGTAGCGGAGGAGAAATCCGTTATACCGGAAATGCCAAAGTAGAACATCAAAAATCGAGCTCCGGAAGTGTCAGTGCATTATAA
- a CDS encoding PadR family transcriptional regulator → MNIENTKAQMRKGVLEYCILSILNGEDKYTSEILDTLKDAKMLVVEGTIYPLLTRLKNAGLLNYRWEESTSGPPRKYYTLTETGKLFLKELDTTWDELRNATNLVTKTKNS, encoded by the coding sequence ATGAATATTGAAAACACAAAAGCGCAAATGCGCAAGGGAGTCTTGGAGTACTGCATACTTTCCATTCTCAATGGAGAGGACAAGTATACCTCCGAAATCCTGGACACCCTAAAGGATGCTAAAATGCTGGTGGTAGAGGGTACTATTTATCCGTTGCTCACAAGACTAAAAAATGCAGGATTGCTCAACTATCGTTGGGAAGAATCCACTTCAGGTCCCCCAAGAAAGTATTATACACTAACAGAAACGGGAAAACTATTCCTAAAGGAATTGGATACCACCTGGGATGAACTAAGAAATGCAACAAACCTTGTTACCAAAACAAAAAATAGTTAA
- a CDS encoding SusD/RagB family nutrient-binding outer membrane lipoprotein, with amino-acid sequence MKNNIIKTGILSLLLVAQVSCSDDYFDVNTPSNTATLEELRMQDLMAPVIHSTMEGQRSAELAFGNYVQNFVSTGGGAAGQTEASGLWSQVYLYILPNLKAIKEKAAEANATHIGAISDILTAINLGIATDTWDNIPYSDATDGPDNNFPTFDTQESIYTEIFTLLNSAITALEGTDNSGFNLGSSDLIYGGDSDQWLRAAYTIKARYQLHLVNKGTVTANEVLTSIANGFTSNDDNFEMHYNEKNINPWYSVEILARSTGNLSNDIASQLVSSMNGDYYPFESAALTIDPRLPLFAENGDEAEWKGFVSGGEGVAPDGSDANTRFKTDGYYTSIDSPLLLISYAEAKFIEAEAAFLANGGNTTSTGSSSEAYTAYLEGIQASMDMYDVDGSDYLADGAIAVGEAGLMLHHIMKEKYINNFLNPETFVDYRRYDFSADVFTGLQIRLEEASDDSEYFGQWFRRAIYPSTELNRNEANVLANQQSPVTPVWWDN; translated from the coding sequence ATGAAAAACAATATTATAAAAACAGGAATTTTATCACTTCTATTAGTTGCGCAGGTTTCGTGTAGTGATGATTATTTTGATGTAAATACTCCTTCCAATACAGCAACCTTAGAGGAGTTGAGAATGCAGGATCTAATGGCACCGGTAATTCATAGCACCATGGAAGGGCAGCGATCTGCCGAATTGGCATTTGGAAATTATGTGCAGAACTTTGTATCTACCGGGGGTGGAGCTGCCGGACAAACAGAAGCAAGTGGCTTATGGAGTCAGGTATACCTTTATATTTTACCTAATCTTAAAGCGATTAAGGAGAAGGCTGCAGAGGCCAACGCTACGCATATTGGCGCTATATCGGATATTCTTACTGCCATAAATCTTGGAATAGCTACCGATACCTGGGATAATATACCCTATTCGGATGCTACTGACGGCCCGGACAATAATTTTCCAACCTTCGATACCCAAGAATCGATATACACGGAAATATTCACGCTTCTAAATTCGGCCATCACTGCCTTGGAAGGTACTGATAACTCAGGTTTTAACTTGGGAAGCTCGGACCTTATCTACGGGGGTGATTCCGATCAGTGGTTAAGGGCTGCCTACACCATTAAAGCGAGATATCAGTTGCATTTGGTAAATAAAGGTACAGTTACTGCCAATGAGGTTTTAACTTCAATCGCCAACGGTTTTACATCGAATGACGATAATTTTGAGATGCACTATAATGAGAAGAATATCAACCCTTGGTATTCCGTAGAAATTTTGGCCAGGTCTACAGGTAACCTTAGCAACGATATTGCCAGTCAGTTGGTAAGTTCTATGAACGGAGATTATTACCCATTTGAAAGCGCAGCTCTTACCATAGATCCAAGACTGCCTTTGTTCGCCGAAAATGGGGACGAAGCGGAGTGGAAAGGTTTTGTGAGCGGTGGAGAGGGAGTAGCTCCTGATGGTAGCGATGCCAATACCCGTTTTAAAACGGATGGATACTATACCAGTATAGATTCGCCACTATTGCTGATCAGTTATGCAGAAGCCAAATTTATTGAGGCGGAGGCTGCTTTTTTGGCCAACGGAGGCAACACCACAAGCACAGGATCTAGTTCCGAGGCGTACACCGCTTATTTGGAAGGTATACAGGCCAGTATGGATATGTATGATGTGGATGGCTCCGATTATTTGGCCGATGGGGCCATTGCCGTGGGTGAAGCAGGACTCATGTTGCATCATATCATGAAGGAAAAATACATTAACAACTTTTTAAATCCAGAGACTTTTGTGGATTATAGAAGATATGATTTTTCTGCCGATGTTTTCACAGGCCTTCAAATAAGATTGGAGGAAGCAAGTGATGATAGTGAATATTTTGGACAGTGGTTTAGAAGGGCCATTTATCCTTCAACCGAGTTGAATAGAAATGAGGCCAATGTTTTGGCAAACCAACAATCCCCGGTTACCCCAGTATGGTGGGATAATTAA
- a CDS encoding DUF4442 domain-containing protein, with protein MASDASKINMFSFFKLPAVWWTGVRLRYIDEKKAIVTVRHRWINQNPFKSLFWAVQGMAAELTTGAMVMNQIRKSGRNISMLVANNNANFSKKATGKITFSCEEGHLIADAIKKTIETGEGQTIWMKSVGVNEEGMVVSTFNFEWTLKVKG; from the coding sequence ATGGCTTCCGATGCAAGTAAAATTAACATGTTCAGCTTCTTTAAACTCCCGGCCGTATGGTGGACAGGAGTACGATTAAGATACATTGATGAAAAAAAGGCAATAGTAACCGTTAGGCATAGATGGATCAATCAAAATCCGTTTAAATCCTTGTTTTGGGCAGTTCAGGGGATGGCAGCGGAGTTGACCACCGGAGCTATGGTCATGAATCAGATCAGAAAGAGTGGAAGAAATATTTCCATGCTGGTAGCCAATAACAATGCTAATTTTTCAAAAAAGGCAACAGGTAAAATTACATTTAGCTGTGAGGAGGGCCACCTTATAGCAGATGCCATTAAAAAAACCATAGAAACCGGAGAGGGACAGACTATTTGGATGAAATCGGTCGGGGTCAACGAAGAAGGTATGGTAGTTTCTACCTTTAATTTTGAATGGACACTTAAGGTAAAGGGGTAA